One genomic window of Coregonus clupeaformis isolate EN_2021a chromosome 12, ASM2061545v1, whole genome shotgun sequence includes the following:
- the LOC121577603 gene encoding coiled-coil domain-containing protein 174 isoform X2 yields the protein MDKRKKQYAVTASSLVDLKAELYRKQEQFKHEKLVQDAGTSAKAPKIKKPNVWSKQNEGVLERSQKDVELVAEEENNLDNAKRKLEEKAKLYEQMTKGDFPDEETEGLFLVDFTQKIIDKKRENHAQRESEREDRESSSPIPPPENPGEEWEDYVDALGRSRRCMKKDLPGFKKMDQDFQGKRRDPAEKDLLSEDMRRELQRQEWEREEEEAMNRPVGPIHYENIREQEARELGVGYFAFSQDQEQRRKQRETLDMLRDQTTDQRSKREQLKEKRKTLLDARLAKVRQRKMKKAKLDGTEDNQGAEHNQDGAPEEAPAVKKVEVEIQERRDTKPGVPHVREWDKGKVDFFGEWTSRRRDERESEFAPPSAYFSNNKRQGYGKEAKREQDKPKMAFKWSEGQGGGRKEPPQAKPKSTPMSQPQPRSTPIPQRSTPVPSQPQPTPSPAQPQNTVQPQNTPAPPAPQCPPQPPPQYPTSQQPQPQYTPPPPPQTHPQFDSPFQPQFSPPPFHPQYPTPPHLQYAAPPHYPPQYTPQYPPQPQTRPQCPPQPQIQPPSQSLDDMLSFYKNST from the exons ATGGATAAAAGGAAAAAGCAATATGCCGTAACTGCTTCATCT CTGGTTGATCTCAAAGCTGAACTCTACAGGAAACAAGAGCAATTCAAACATGAAAAATTGGTGCAAGATGCTGGAACTAGTGCCAAAGCCCCCAAAATCAAG AAACCTAATGTATGGAGCAAACAGAATGAGGGTGTTTTAGAGCGGTCACAGAAAGATGTGGAACTGGTGGCAGAGGAAGAGAACAACCTTGACAATGCAAA GCGCAAGCTAGAGGAGAAGGCTAAACTGTATGAGCAGATGACCAAAGGAGACTTTCCTG ATGAGGAGACAGAGGGACTTTTCCTGGTGGATTTCACCCAGAAGATTATTGACAAGAAGAGAGAGAATCATGCCcaacgagagagtgagagagaggatagagagagctcTTCCCCCATCCCACCCCCTGAGAACCCAGGCGAGGAATG GGAGGACTATGTAGATGCTTTGGGACGATCTCGGAGATGCATGAAGAAAGACCTACCAGGGTTCAAGAAAATGGACCAAGATTTTCAGGGAAAAAG ACGTGACCCGGCTGAGAAGGACCTGCTGTCAGAGGACATGCGTAGAGAGCTGCAAAGGcaggagtgggagagggaggaggaggaggccatgAACAGACCTGTGGGACCAATCCACTATGAGAACATCAGGGAGCAAG AGGCCCGTGAGCTGGGTGTGGGCTACTTTGCATTCTCTCAGGACCAGGAGCAGcgcaggaaacagagagagactctGGACATGCTCAGAGACCAG ACAACAGACCAGCGCAGTAAGAGGGAGCAgctgaaggagaagaggaagacTCTGCTGGACGCTCGGCTGGCCAAGGTGAGGCAGAGGAAGATGAAGAAGGCCAAGCTGGATGGAACTGAGGACAACCAGGGAGCTGAACACAATCAAG ATGGAGCCCCTGAAGAGGCCCCTGCAGTGAAGAAGGTGGAGGTGGAGATCCAGGAGAGGAGGGACACCAAGCCAGGAgtaccccacgtcagagagtggGACAAGGGCAAAG TGGACTTTTTTGGCGAGTGGACGAGTCGGCGGCGGGATGAGAGGGAGTCTGAATTCGCCCCTCCCTCTGCGTACTTCAGCAATAATAAAAGACAGGGCTATGGGAAAGAGGCCAAACGGGAGCAGGACAAACCCAAAATGGCCTTCAAGTGGTCAGAGGGGCAGGGTGGAGGGCGCAAGGAGCCGCCCCAGGCCAAGCCCAAAAGTACTCCTATGTCCCAGCCTCAGCCCAGAAGTACTCCTATACCCCAGCGAAGTACCCCTGTACCCTCACAACCTCAACCCACACCATCCCCTGCTCAGCCCCAAAACACTGTCCAACCCCAAAATACACCTGCACCTCCAGCCCCTCAGTGCCCCCCTCAACCCCCACCTCAGTACCCCACCTCTCAACAGCCCCAACCCCAATACACACCACCTCCACCCCCACAAACACACCCTCAGTTTGATTCCCCATTTCAGCCCCAATTTTCACCTCCACCCTTTCATCCCCAGTATCCCACTCCACCTCACCTCCAGTATGCAGCCCCACCTCACTACCCACCTCAATACACCCCACAGTATCCCCCGCAGCCCCAAACTCGTCCCCAGTGCCCCCCTCAGCCTCAGATCCAGCCCCCCTCCCAGAGCCTGGATGACATGCTGTCCTTCTACAAGAATTCTACTTGA
- the LOC121577603 gene encoding coiled-coil domain-containing protein 174 isoform X1, with product MDKRKKQYAVTASSLVDLKAELYRKQEQFKHEKLVQDAGTSAKAPKIKKPNVWSKQNEGVLERSQKDVELVAEEENNLDNAKRKLEEKAKLYEQMTKGDFPDEETEGLFLVDFTQKIIDKKRENHAQRESEREDRESSSPIPPPENPGEEWEDYVDALGRSRRCMKKDLPGFKKMDQDFQGKRRDPAEKDLLSEDMRRELQRQEWEREEEEAMNRPVGPIHYENIREQEARELGVGYFAFSQDQEQRRKQRETLDMLRDQTTDQRSKREQLKEKRKTLLDARLAKVRQRKMKKAKLDGTEDNQGAEHNQEEEEDLIGPLPPSDGAPEEAPAVKKVEVEIQERRDTKPGVPHVREWDKGKVDFFGEWTSRRRDERESEFAPPSAYFSNNKRQGYGKEAKREQDKPKMAFKWSEGQGGGRKEPPQAKPKSTPMSQPQPRSTPIPQRSTPVPSQPQPTPSPAQPQNTVQPQNTPAPPAPQCPPQPPPQYPTSQQPQPQYTPPPPPQTHPQFDSPFQPQFSPPPFHPQYPTPPHLQYAAPPHYPPQYTPQYPPQPQTRPQCPPQPQIQPPSQSLDDMLSFYKNST from the exons ATGGATAAAAGGAAAAAGCAATATGCCGTAACTGCTTCATCT CTGGTTGATCTCAAAGCTGAACTCTACAGGAAACAAGAGCAATTCAAACATGAAAAATTGGTGCAAGATGCTGGAACTAGTGCCAAAGCCCCCAAAATCAAG AAACCTAATGTATGGAGCAAACAGAATGAGGGTGTTTTAGAGCGGTCACAGAAAGATGTGGAACTGGTGGCAGAGGAAGAGAACAACCTTGACAATGCAAA GCGCAAGCTAGAGGAGAAGGCTAAACTGTATGAGCAGATGACCAAAGGAGACTTTCCTG ATGAGGAGACAGAGGGACTTTTCCTGGTGGATTTCACCCAGAAGATTATTGACAAGAAGAGAGAGAATCATGCCcaacgagagagtgagagagaggatagagagagctcTTCCCCCATCCCACCCCCTGAGAACCCAGGCGAGGAATG GGAGGACTATGTAGATGCTTTGGGACGATCTCGGAGATGCATGAAGAAAGACCTACCAGGGTTCAAGAAAATGGACCAAGATTTTCAGGGAAAAAG ACGTGACCCGGCTGAGAAGGACCTGCTGTCAGAGGACATGCGTAGAGAGCTGCAAAGGcaggagtgggagagggaggaggaggaggccatgAACAGACCTGTGGGACCAATCCACTATGAGAACATCAGGGAGCAAG AGGCCCGTGAGCTGGGTGTGGGCTACTTTGCATTCTCTCAGGACCAGGAGCAGcgcaggaaacagagagagactctGGACATGCTCAGAGACCAG ACAACAGACCAGCGCAGTAAGAGGGAGCAgctgaaggagaagaggaagacTCTGCTGGACGCTCGGCTGGCCAAGGTGAGGCAGAGGAAGATGAAGAAGGCCAAGCTGGATGGAACTGAGGACAACCAGGGAGCTGAACACAATCAAG aagaggaggaggacctGATTGGGCCCCTGCCCCCTTCAGATGGAGCCCCTGAAGAGGCCCCTGCAGTGAAGAAGGTGGAGGTGGAGATCCAGGAGAGGAGGGACACCAAGCCAGGAgtaccccacgtcagagagtggGACAAGGGCAAAG TGGACTTTTTTGGCGAGTGGACGAGTCGGCGGCGGGATGAGAGGGAGTCTGAATTCGCCCCTCCCTCTGCGTACTTCAGCAATAATAAAAGACAGGGCTATGGGAAAGAGGCCAAACGGGAGCAGGACAAACCCAAAATGGCCTTCAAGTGGTCAGAGGGGCAGGGTGGAGGGCGCAAGGAGCCGCCCCAGGCCAAGCCCAAAAGTACTCCTATGTCCCAGCCTCAGCCCAGAAGTACTCCTATACCCCAGCGAAGTACCCCTGTACCCTCACAACCTCAACCCACACCATCCCCTGCTCAGCCCCAAAACACTGTCCAACCCCAAAATACACCTGCACCTCCAGCCCCTCAGTGCCCCCCTCAACCCCCACCTCAGTACCCCACCTCTCAACAGCCCCAACCCCAATACACACCACCTCCACCCCCACAAACACACCCTCAGTTTGATTCCCCATTTCAGCCCCAATTTTCACCTCCACCCTTTCATCCCCAGTATCCCACTCCACCTCACCTCCAGTATGCAGCCCCACCTCACTACCCACCTCAATACACCCCACAGTATCCCCCGCAGCCCCAAACTCGTCCCCAGTGCCCCCCTCAGCCTCAGATCCAGCCCCCCTCCCAGAGCCTGGATGACATGCTGTCCTTCTACAAGAATTCTACTTGA
- the LOC121578774 gene encoding LOW QUALITY PROTEIN: putative deoxyribonuclease TATDN2 (The sequence of the model RefSeq protein was modified relative to this genomic sequence to represent the inferred CDS: inserted 1 base in 1 codon; substituted 1 base at 1 genomic stop codon), producing MCQSVHSHLPPGHPAVFSPPWTPLLPLVTPRLPPPKSAPCSPAPTAPDQTPRRYSNGGPSLPFPSSSTSGCYDNCATTRRMSVGAEPIWGCDPSQRRASQLGFVDTHCHLDMLWGKLGFRRTFARFRSLHQSSFPPEFQDFCNPQIIVREALWEGLLVEELVWGAFGCHPHFAKEYLEVHERSILMAMRHPKAXPSEEIGLDYTHKNSINTSRQKERGTVFQRQLKVAVAMNKPLVIHCRDTDDDMLVIMKKCVPRDYKXHCFTNSYPVIKHFRKEFPNMRVGFTVLITYPRAHEACDAIRKIPLDRILLETDAPYFLPRQAHTHTHTHTHTSMDYAPCTISLEQNFRDLSFLCVWKMYSMGSFI from the exons ATGTG CCAATCAGTGCACAGCCACCTCCCTCCGGGACACCCAGCAGTGTTTTCTCCTCCCTGGACCCCTTTGCTTCCCTTAGTAACGCCTCGCCTGCCGCCCCCAAAGTCCGCCCCCTGTTCTCCAGCCCCTACCGCCCCTGACCAGACCCCCCGCAGGTACTCTAACGGCGGCCCCTCCTTgccctttccctcctcctccacttccggTTGCTATGACAACTGCGCTACAACTAGGAGAATGTCAGTGGGGGCGGAGCCTATCTGGGGATGCGACCCCTCGCAGCGGAGGGCGAGCCAACTTGGCTTCGTGGACACCCACTGCCACCTGGACATGCTGTGGGGCAAGCTGGGCTTCCGGAGGACCTTTGCCCGCTTCCGCAGCCTGCACCAGAGCAGCTTCCCGCCGGAGTTTCAGGACTTCTGCAACCCTCAGATCATTGTGCGGGAGGCGCTGTGGGAGGGGCTGCTGGTGGAGGAGCTGGTCTGGGGGGCGTTCGGGTGCCACCCCCACTTCGCCAAGGAGTACTTGGAGGTCCATGAGCGCAGCATTCTAATGGCCATGCGACACCCTAAAGCATAGCCTTCGGAAGAGATCGGCCTGGACTACACCCACAAGAACTCCATCAACACATCTAGGCAGAAAGAAAGAGGTACG GTGTTTCAGCGTCAGCTGAAAGTGGCCGTGGCCATGAACAAACCTCTGGTGATCCACTGCAGGGACACAGATGACGACATGCTGGTGATCATGAAGAAGTGTGTGCCCCGGGACTACA ATCACTGTTTCACCAACAGTTACCCAGTGATCAAGCACTTCCGGAAGGAGTTTCCCAATATGCGTGTGGGTTTCACGGTCCTCATCACCTACCCCAGGGCCCATGAGGCTTGCGACGCCATCCGCAAGATCCCCCTCGACCGCATCCTACTGGAGACAGACGCACCCTACTTCCTGcccagacaggcacacacacacacacacacacacacacacacttccatggACTATGCACCCTGCACGATCAGCCTAGAACAAAACTTTAGAgatttaagctttttgtgcgtatggaaaatgtacagtatgggatcttttatt